In Bifidobacterium scardovii JCM 12489 = DSM 13734, the genomic stretch GCAGCGTGTACTACCAGCCGGTCGCGCTGTCCGGCGACGGCGGCAAGCCCGTGCCCGGCGCCGTGCTGGGCACCACATTGCAGTTCTCCACGGTCGGCGACCTGTCGATATTCGGCCTGTACTCGTACGAGACCCAGCAGACCGCGCTGCAGCAGATCCAGACCAATCTGATCCTTATCAGCGTGCTGCTGAGCATCGTCATGGGGCTGCTGATCTGGTATGTGCTGCACGGCATCGTCAATCCGGTCGAGCGCGTCGCCGTCGCCGCCGAAACGCTGGCGGCCGGCGATCTCGACGTGCGCGTCGACGTGAACCGCAAGGACGAGATCGGCACGCTGCAGCGCTCGTTCAACGAGATGGCCGTGGCCCTCAACCAGAAGATCGACGAGCTGGAGGAGGCCGGCGCCTCCCAGCGGCGGTTCGTCTCCGACGTGAGCCACGAGCTGCGCACGCCGGTCACCACCATGAGCATGGCCGCCGACCTGCTGGAATCGCGCAAGGACGATTTCGACCCGATGACGCGCCGGACGGTGGAGCTGCTGGGCGGGCAGATCGCGCGGTTCCAGGACATGCTCGCCGACCTGCTGGAGATCTCGCGGTACGACGCCGGGTATGCGGCGCTCGATCTGGTGGAGACCGACGTTCGCGAGCCGATCGCGGAAGCGGTCGGCCAGGTGCATGACATCGCCGAGGCCCGCGGCGTGGCGATCCGGGTGGATGTGCCGCATGTGCAGGTATTGGCGCGCATCGACGCGCGGCGCATCATCCGCATCATCCGCAATCTGCTCAACAACGCCATCGATTTCGCCGAAGGGCACCCGATCGACGTGCGGCTCGCCGCCAACCGCAAGGCCGTGGTGATCGGCGTGCGCGACTACGGCGTCGGCATGAGCCGGGAGCAGTCCGAGCATGTGTTCGACCGGTTCTGGCGCGCCGACCCGTCGCGCTCGCGCACCACCGGCGGTTCGGGGCTCGGCCTGTCGATCGCGACGACCGACGCGCGGCTGCATCAGGGCACGCTGCGCGTGCGGTCGAGGCTGGGGGAGGGCACATGGTTCCTGCTGTCCCTGCCGCGCGACCCCGACCGGGGCAGCGTGCCGGACGCCGATCTGCCGGTCGCGTTCGTGGACGACCCCGACCGGATGGACGTGACCGGCGGGTTTGGCCTCGCCGACAACGGCGCGGCCGACTATCAGGACGGGTACCGCGCGAAGGCGGACGACGGGGAGGGAACGCTATGATCTGGCGGAACGGATGGAAGCGCCATGCGAGGCCGCTGCGGCGCGTTTGGCTGCGGCGCGCGGCGGCCGCGTGCGCCGTGGCGGCCCTCACCGTGCCGGTCGGCGCCTGTTCGAGCCCGTTCGCGCTGCCGACCTCCGGCGACGTGCAGACGCTCGACCCGGTCGAGCAGCAGGACAAGCGCGTCTACACCACGCCGGACGGCCCGCAGCTGGACGCCCAGCCCGAAGGCATCGTGTCGGGATTCTTCAACGCGATGCCGGCCGGAGTGCAGAACGACGGGTACCGCGTGGCGCGCGAGTTCCTCAGCGCCGATGGCGTCGCCTCGTGGAACGGCGACAAGGCGGCGACCATATACGTGGGCACCCCGGAATTCACGCGCGCGCTGCATACGAGCGACACGGCGGGGAGCCAGGGCGGCGGCGTGACCATCGAGGTGACGCTGCGCGTCGCCGGGCGGCTGGATTCGCACGGTCTGTTCACCGCCGAGGACGATGCGCAGGAGGTCACGCTCGACTACACGCTGGCCAAGGAGGACGGCCAGTGGCGCATCGTCAAGCTGCCGCAGGGCGTGGTGATCTCGGATTCCGATTTCGAACAGGTGTACCGGCAGGTCTCCGTGTACCGCGTGGACGCGTCGCATAGCGTGTTGATCCCCGATGTGCGATGGCTGGGATGGCGCAACTGGCGCACGCTCGCGGTCCGGGAGGCGCTCGACGCCCCCGCCGATTGGCTGGCCGGCGCGGCCGTCGATCTGAATGGCGGCAGGGTGTCGCTGGCGGTGAATACGGTGCCGCTGACCGACAACGACGTGCAGGTGCAGCTCGGCAGCGCGTTCGAATCGCTGAGCGACGACACCCGCGCGCTGATGGTGCGTCTGATCCGCCTGACGCTGGGCGACGGCAACGCGGAATACGGGAACGTCCGCGTGCTGGTCAACGGCGATTCGGACTACTCCGACGCGGACCGGGACCTGACGCTGGCCGTGGCCCAGGAATCGTCGCCGATCTATTCGCTCAGCGCCGGCAACATCGTGCTGCTCAGCTCGTCCAGTCCGCTGCGCGTCGGCCAGACCGCCGGATTCGACGACGCGCGGGGATTCGTGTTCACCGCGGACGGCGGCGCGGTGCTGCGCGCCGACCATGTCGTCGAATGCCTGAAATCGGACGGGTCCTCATGCGGGGAACTGTTCGAGGGGCGGCGCATGAGCACGATCGTGAAGGGGCTCGGCGGCGAGATTTGGGCGGTCGACGAGTCTCGCACCGGGCTGTACGTGTCGCGCGACGGCGTCGGCTCCCGGGTGGCGGTGCCGTGGCTGGACGACGACGCGACGATCCGCTCGCTTGCGGTCTCCATGGAGGGCGGCCGCATGGCGTTGGCGCTGGATTCGGGAATGACGGCCGGCGTTGTGGTCAGCGGCATCGTGCGGGCCGACGACGGCAGGCCGGACAGGCTGTCGGAGGCCTGCGACCGTATCTCGGCGAACGCGGACGCCGCGATGATGACGTTCTACAACGACACCATGCTGGTGTTCGCCACCGACGGTGACGGGGATGCCGGCCAATCCGCCTACCGCCAGATCGCCCCCGGCCCGAACGAGGCGCAGAAGCTGCCCTCCGACGAGGTGACCGCGCTCGCCTCCGGCCAGATCTCCTCCTACCGCCGCCTGGCCATCCTCGACGACCTCGGCATGGTCCGCTCCGTGCGAGGCTCCCTGGACGGCGCCTGGTCCGTAGCCGATTCGCAAGTCACCGCTCTTTCAGCACAGTAGTGCTGAAAGAGCGGTGAGCGAGCCGGTGAAGCGAAGCCCGGTGGGCTTCGCGCGGCTCGCCGCGGCCGTAAGGCCGCCGGGAATACAGCACAGTAGTGCTGAAAGAGCGGTGAGCGAGCCGGTGAAGCGAAGCCCGGTGGGCTTCG encodes the following:
- the mtrB gene encoding MtrAB system histidine kinase MtrB; its protein translation is MSPFIARVVGPVRLWRMGRARVRRSLQTRTVMFVVIVSLTLAVVFSMVSMASVRSSLLSQVSGQSRNDFSAQIEQAQHNLDSADTSAYAQYQQLVNDLAATLQNEGASNLVGVYVWNRSSSGRSIVPVSTDPTYTGLISDEIRVDVAGDTAGSVYYQPVALSGDGGKPVPGAVLGTTLQFSTVGDLSIFGLYSYETQQTALQQIQTNLILISVLLSIVMGLLIWYVLHGIVNPVERVAVAAETLAAGDLDVRVDVNRKDEIGTLQRSFNEMAVALNQKIDELEEAGASQRRFVSDVSHELRTPVTTMSMAADLLESRKDDFDPMTRRTVELLGGQIARFQDMLADLLEISRYDAGYAALDLVETDVREPIAEAVGQVHDIAEARGVAIRVDVPHVQVLARIDARRIIRIIRNLLNNAIDFAEGHPIDVRLAANRKAVVIGVRDYGVGMSREQSEHVFDRFWRADPSRSRTTGGSGLGLSIATTDARLHQGTLRVRSRLGEGTWFLLSLPRDPDRGSVPDADLPVAFVDDPDRMDVTGGFGLADNGAADYQDGYRAKADDGEGTL
- a CDS encoding LpqB family beta-propeller domain-containing protein, with product MIWRNGWKRHARPLRRVWLRRAAAACAVAALTVPVGACSSPFALPTSGDVQTLDPVEQQDKRVYTTPDGPQLDAQPEGIVSGFFNAMPAGVQNDGYRVAREFLSADGVASWNGDKAATIYVGTPEFTRALHTSDTAGSQGGGVTIEVTLRVAGRLDSHGLFTAEDDAQEVTLDYTLAKEDGQWRIVKLPQGVVISDSDFEQVYRQVSVYRVDASHSVLIPDVRWLGWRNWRTLAVREALDAPADWLAGAAVDLNGGRVSLAVNTVPLTDNDVQVQLGSAFESLSDDTRALMVRLIRLTLGDGNAEYGNVRVLVNGDSDYSDADRDLTLAVAQESSPIYSLSAGNIVLLSSSSPLRVGQTAGFDDARGFVFTADGGAVLRADHVVECLKSDGSSCGELFEGRRMSTIVKGLGGEIWAVDESRTGLYVSRDGVGSRVAVPWLDDDATIRSLAVSMEGGRMALALDSGMTAGVVVSGIVRADDGRPDRLSEACDRISANADAAMMTFYNDTMLVFATDGDGDAGQSAYRQIAPGPNEAQKLPSDEVTALASGQISSYRRLAILDDLGMVRSVRGSLDGAWSVADSQVTALSAQ